From a single Pelmatolapia mariae isolate MD_Pm_ZW linkage group LG20, Pm_UMD_F_2, whole genome shotgun sequence genomic region:
- the ugcg gene encoding ceramide glucosyltransferase: MALLDLAMQGLAVFGFILFFVLWLMHFMSIIYVRLHLHKKRPEVKQPFMQLAGVSLLKPLKGVDPNLISNLETFFTLDYPKFEILLCIQDQDDPAVDVCKKLLGKYPNVDARLFIGGKKVGINPKINNLMPGYEGAKYGLVWICDSGIRVKPDTLTDMTNQMTEKVGLVHGLPYVADRQGFAATLEQVYFGTSHPRSYISANVTGIKCVTGMSCLMRKDVLDQAGGLVAFAQYIAEDYFMAKAIADRGWKFSMATQVALQNSGSYSIGQFQSRMIRWTKLRINMLPGTVLEPVSECFLASLIIGWAAHYVFRWDMMVFFMCHCLAWFISDYIQLTGVQGGPLCFSKLDFAVAWFIRESMAVQIFLSALWDPTISWRTGRYRLRCGGTAEEILDV; this comes from the exons ACGTCTTCACCTCCACAAGAAAAGGCCAGAAGTCAAACAGCCGTTCATGCAGCTAGCTGGAGTTTCTCTGCTGAAGCCACTAAAAGGAGTTGACCCGAACCTGATCTCCAACCTGGAGACATTCTTTACACTGGATTACCCAAAG TTTGAAATCCTGCTGTGCATTCAGGATCAAGACGATCCAGCTGTTGACGTCTGCAAAAAGTTGTTGGGAAAATACCCGAATGTAGATGCTCGATTATTCATTG GGGGGAAGAAAGTTGGAATTAACCCCAAGATCAACAACCTGATGCCGGGCTACGAAGGAGCCAAATATGGCCTGGTGTGGATCTGCGACAGTGGCATCAGAG TGAAACCCGACACCCTGACAGATATGACCAATCAAATGACAGAGAAGGTGGGACTGGTACATGGGTTGCCGTACGTTGCCGACCGCCAAGGTTTTGCTGCCACACTGGAGCAG GTGTACTTTGGGACATCCCACCCCCGCTCATACATCTCGGCTAATGTGACTGGGATAAAGTGCGTGACGGGGATGTCATGTCTGATGAGGAAGGATGTTCTGGATCAGGCTGGCGGATTGGTCGCCTTCGCCCAGTACATTGCTGAGGATTACTTCATGGCTAAAGCTATTGCTGACAG AGGCTGGAAATTCTCCATGGCGACACAGGTGGCGCTGCAGAATTCTGGATCTTACTCCATTGGCCAGTTCCAGTCCCGCATGATCAG GTGGACAAAGCTGAGGATCAACATGCTTCCCGGAACCGTGCTTGAGCCCGTTTCCGAATGCTTCCTCGCCAGTCTCATCATCGGCTGGGCCGCTCATTACGTGTTCAG aTGGGACATGATGGTGTTCTTCATGTGTCACTGTCTCGcctggtttatatctgactacATTCAGCTGACCGGAGTCCAG GGCGGCCCTCTGTGCTTCTCGAAGCTCGACTTTGCAGTCGCCTGGTTCATCAGGGAGTCGATGGCGGTGCAGATCTTCCTCTCGGCTCTGTGGGACCCAACCATCAGCTGGAGGACTGGACGCTACCGGCTGCGCTGCGGAGGCACCGCTGAGGAGATCCTCGACGTCTAG